One window from the genome of Halonatronomonas betaini encodes:
- the infB gene encoding translation initiation factor IF-2 translates to MGKIRVYSLAKELNMESKELVDILQELDVEVTSHMSTVEDDTADLVRGMYSESETDDEEETGSEKEKADEKVDEIDKEIEEDKEDDRVAIIPPIKVKDFAEEVGMQANTLLKDLMGLGIMGNINYSLDEETLELLIDELDLPAKIAAPEEEEDFTCDGSKVKVDFEEDPADYRLRSPIVTVMGHVDHGKTTLLDMIRKTRVTESEAGGITQHIGAYQAISGDQKITFIDTPGHEAFTAMRARGAQLTDIAILVVAADDGIMPQTVEAINHAKAADIPLIVAVNKIDKPNAQPDRVKQELTEHGLVPEEWGGKTICVEISALKGENIDELMEMVLLVAEMEDIKANPNRPAEGVIIEAELDKGRGAVATVLVKNGSLKVGDPILAGSVCGRVKALVDEHGNRIDVAGPAMPVEVLGFNDVPKAGDFVQVLEDEKRAREISEERQEKEHQARIQTESKVTLEDFYDQIQEGELQELNLIIKADVQGSIEALRESLLRLSTDEVGVNVIHTGVGAINETDVNLASASNAIIIGFNVRPGVKAQKFAEKENVDIRMYRVIYKALEDIKNAMSGLLDPEIKEVVKGHAEVRATFSVPDVGIIAGVYVTDGEVNRNYQARLLRDSVVIHEGEISSLKRFENDVREVKEGYECGVGIANYNDIKEGDIIEFYDYKEIERTL, encoded by the coding sequence ATGGGAAAAATTAGAGTTTATAGTTTAGCAAAAGAATTAAATATGGAAAGTAAAGAGCTTGTTGATATATTACAGGAATTAGATGTTGAAGTAACAAGCCATATGAGTACAGTTGAGGATGATACTGCTGACCTTGTTAGAGGGATGTATTCTGAATCCGAGACAGATGATGAGGAGGAGACAGGATCTGAAAAAGAAAAAGCAGATGAAAAAGTTGATGAAATAGATAAAGAGATTGAAGAGGATAAAGAGGATGATAGGGTTGCTATTATTCCTCCAATAAAAGTAAAGGATTTTGCTGAAGAAGTTGGCATGCAGGCTAACACACTTTTAAAAGATTTAATGGGTCTAGGAATTATGGGTAATATTAATTATTCCCTGGATGAAGAGACCCTGGAATTATTGATTGATGAGTTAGATTTACCTGCTAAAATTGCTGCTCCTGAGGAGGAGGAAGATTTCACCTGTGATGGAAGCAAAGTCAAGGTTGACTTTGAGGAAGACCCGGCTGATTACAGGTTGCGTTCTCCAATTGTAACTGTTATGGGGCATGTTGATCATGGCAAAACTACATTGCTTGATATGATAAGAAAGACAAGGGTTACCGAATCTGAAGCCGGTGGAATTACCCAGCATATAGGTGCTTATCAGGCAATATCAGGTGATCAAAAGATAACATTTATTGATACCCCAGGTCATGAAGCCTTTACAGCTATGAGAGCTAGAGGTGCCCAGTTAACTGATATAGCAATACTGGTTGTTGCTGCTGATGATGGAATAATGCCACAGACTGTAGAGGCAATTAATCATGCTAAAGCAGCTGATATACCATTAATTGTTGCAGTTAATAAGATAGATAAGCCTAATGCACAACCAGATAGAGTAAAACAGGAACTTACTGAACATGGACTTGTCCCTGAAGAATGGGGAGGAAAGACAATCTGTGTTGAAATTTCTGCATTAAAGGGTGAAAATATAGATGAATTAATGGAAATGGTTTTACTTGTTGCAGAAATGGAAGATATTAAAGCTAATCCAAACAGACCTGCTGAAGGTGTAATAATTGAGGCTGAACTGGATAAAGGTAGAGGTGCGGTGGCTACAGTACTTGTTAAGAATGGTTCATTAAAAGTTGGAGATCCTATTCTTGCAGGTTCAGTATGTGGCCGAGTTAAAGCCTTAGTAGATGAGCACGGAAATAGAATTGATGTTGCTGGACCAGCTATGCCAGTTGAAGTTTTAGGTTTTAATGATGTTCCTAAAGCTGGAGATTTTGTTCAGGTTCTTGAGGATGAAAAAAGGGCCAGAGAAATTTCTGAAGAAAGACAGGAAAAAGAGCATCAGGCTAGAATTCAGACTGAGAGTAAAGTAACATTAGAGGACTTCTATGATCAGATACAAGAAGGGGAACTTCAAGAACTTAACCTGATCATTAAAGCTGATGTTCAGGGCTCAATTGAAGCATTAAGGGAATCTCTGCTAAGATTAAGTACTGATGAAGTTGGAGTTAATGTAATTCATACTGGTGTCGGTGCAATTAATGAAACTGATGTTAACCTTGCAAGTGCTTCTAATGCAATAATTATAGGTTTTAATGTAAGGCCTGGTGTTAAGGCACAGAAATTTGCTGAAAAAGAAAATGTAGATATTAGAATGTATAGAGTTATATATAAAGCATTAGAGGATATTAAAAATGCTATGTCAGGTTTATTAGATCCTGAAATTAAAGAGGTTGTTAAAGGACATGCTGAAGTCAGAGCTACTTTCTCTGTTCCAGATGTAGGAATTATTGCTGGAGTCTATGTGACAGACGGGGAAGTAAATAGAAATTATCAGGCAAGACTGCTCCGGGATAGCGTTGTTATTCATGAAGGAGAGATTTCTTCTCTAAAACGTTTTGAAAATGATGTTAGAGAAGTAAAAGAAGGATATGAATGTGGCGTTGGAATCGCCAATTATAATGATATCAAAGAGGGAGATATCATAGAGTTTTATGACTATAAAGAGATAGAGCGTACTCTATAA
- a CDS encoding YlxR family protein, which translates to MRGRSIKKCAGCGDHRSEVELMRIVNNKGEINVDPGGIMSGRDVYICPQITCLDAAVENDELSNALKIEISDSIYNKLLEEINHG; encoded by the coding sequence TTGCGAGGAAGGTCTATTAAAAAATGTGCCGGTTGCGGTGATCACCGCAGTGAAGTAGAGTTAATGAGAATTGTTAATAACAAAGGGGAAATTAATGTTGACCCTGGTGGAATTATGAGTGGCCGGGATGTTTATATTTGCCCGCAGATTACCTGTTTGGATGCAGCAGTTGAAAATGATGAGTTGAGTAATGCCTTAAAAATAGAAATCAGCGATTCTATTTATAATAAACTGCTGGAGGAGATAAATCATGGTTAA
- the nusA gene encoding transcription termination factor NusA: MNIEFLHALDDIASEKDISKDVLLEALETALESAYKKDFGSKENAEVKIDQDSGEVRVIARKKVVEEVEDDNSEISLEHAQNIDPKLEIGDVAEIEITPDNFGRIAAQTAKQVVMQRIREAERDVIYDHYKQKEGEFITGTIQRFHKDYIMIDMGKTEALLPPSEQIDSENYEVGDRIKLFIVEVSSTNKGPRILVSRTHPGLLMRLFEIEIPEIYDGTVEIKEVAREAGYRSKVAVYSENNDVDPVGACVGPRGSRVQAVVDQLDGEKIDIVKWDPDPKVFIANALNPAEVSEVILNEKEAIAQVVVPDFQLSLAIGKEGQNARLAAKLTGWKVDIVKESEYNASDEDIEKIDDEDSGTLNEEEINEVDNENEDISEDQESEKNSQEG; encoded by the coding sequence ATGAATATTGAATTTTTACATGCTTTAGATGATATTGCCAGTGAAAAAGATATATCTAAAGATGTATTACTAGAGGCTTTAGAAACTGCTTTAGAATCAGCTTATAAGAAAGATTTTGGTTCTAAAGAAAATGCTGAAGTAAAAATTGATCAGGATTCTGGTGAAGTTAGAGTTATTGCCAGGAAAAAAGTTGTTGAGGAAGTTGAAGATGATAATTCAGAAATTTCTTTAGAGCATGCACAAAATATTGATCCAAAATTAGAAATAGGTGATGTTGCTGAAATAGAAATAACACCAGATAATTTTGGAAGGATTGCAGCTCAGACAGCAAAACAGGTTGTAATGCAGAGAATTAGAGAAGCTGAGAGAGATGTAATTTATGACCATTATAAACAAAAAGAGGGTGAATTTATAACTGGAACTATTCAAAGATTTCATAAAGATTATATTATGATAGATATGGGTAAAACTGAGGCTTTATTACCTCCATCAGAACAGATTGATAGTGAAAACTATGAAGTCGGAGATAGGATTAAGCTATTTATAGTAGAGGTAAGCTCTACAAATAAAGGGCCTAGAATCCTGGTATCCAGAACTCATCCAGGTCTATTGATGAGACTATTTGAAATTGAGATCCCTGAGATATATGATGGAACTGTAGAAATCAAGGAAGTTGCCAGAGAGGCTGGCTACAGGTCAAAGGTTGCAGTTTATTCTGAAAATAATGATGTTGACCCTGTTGGTGCCTGTGTTGGTCCAAGGGGAAGCAGGGTACAGGCTGTGGTTGATCAGCTTGATGGAGAAAAGATTGATATTGTAAAATGGGATCCTGATCCGAAAGTATTTATTGCAAATGCATTAAATCCAGCTGAGGTCAGTGAAGTTATTTTAAATGAGAAAGAAGCAATAGCTCAGGTTGTTGTTCCTGATTTTCAATTATCACTTGCTATTGGAAAAGAGGGACAGAATGCCAGGCTTGCAGCTAAACTTACAGGCTGGAAAGTTGATATTGTTAAAGAATCTGAATATAATGCAAGTGATGAAGATATTGAAAAGATTGATGATGAGGATTCTGGAACTCTTAATGAGGAAGAGATTAATGAAGTTGATAATGAAAATGAAGATATAAGTGAAGATCAAGAATCAGAAAAAAACTCACAGGAGGGGTAA
- the rimP gene encoding ribosome maturation factor RimP — MKITTRTEELVKEIIINDDLEIVSVEYLKEGSNWILRVYIEDREGNLSIEDCTRISRALSDKLDEEDFIDDSYILEVSSPGVERPLRDEEDYNRFKGRKVYIKTYAPLNGKKEFTGTLEGLVDDTVNIILNDTDSKVEIPFKSIANARLSVEF; from the coding sequence ATGAAAATTACAACCAGAACTGAGGAATTAGTTAAGGAAATTATTATAAATGATGACCTTGAAATTGTCTCAGTGGAATATCTTAAAGAGGGTTCAAATTGGATATTAAGAGTTTATATTGAGGACAGAGAAGGCAATCTCTCTATTGAAGACTGTACAAGAATTAGTCGAGCTTTATCTGATAAGTTGGATGAAGAAGATTTTATTGATGATAGTTATATTCTGGAGGTTTCTTCTCCAGGAGTTGAAAGACCTTTACGGGATGAAGAGGATTATAACCGCTTTAAAGGAAGAAAAGTATATATAAAAACATATGCTCCTTTAAATGGAAAAAAAGAATTCACAGGAACATTAGAGGGTCTAGTAGATGATACAGTTAATATTATTTTAAATGATACTGATAGTAAAGTTGAAATACCTTTCAAAAGTATTGCTAATGCAAGACTTTCTGTTGAATTTTAA
- a CDS encoding PolC-type DNA polymerase III, protein MFEALKLEKSIESIKYILLNDDSNICYLISTKSSTNNQSVETDNINDYLNDKLGSEIDKYKILKVGPLKIDDEIRFVWPNIISNLPESLSYISSWLKRAKLILEDENLYIKVESQIACKSASCQKAVNFISYQLNSLIGIDLNVEIVNGNFVRNYESEKNDDELTAYLKENNNTTVKSSNNKGKKKKSRGSIVYGKKIAKSKRVYPLNQLPEDGQVVVEGEIFDIDDKETRNGRLIKLISITDNKDSVKTKLFLNSNDDLYQDISAGDRLKIAGDIRYDRYARENVINGEDINLLPAITREDKAEEKRVELHLHTKMSSMDAIIDVDDVVAQAADWGHDAIAITDHGVAQAYPDAAQAGEKHGIKIIFGLEAYLVNDCLGLVQNPEDKYISEEEYVVFDLETTGLKPNQDRIIEIGAVKISGGEIIDTYSTLVNPGVKITPKIASLTGIKNTDLETAPSFSEVADEFKEFIDDAVLVAHNISFDYGFIKEEFKRLNQELADFTLIDTVELSRAILPDLKSYRLNKVADSLGVSLNNHHRAEDDATATAEIFTNFIDKIQKKDIEKLADINILSEEIDWEKKFSYHTIILAKNKEGLKDLYKLISSSHLDNFYKKPKILKSQLKEVRENLLIGSACEAGELYRAILNGKDESELIQIAEFYDYLEIQPLENNKFLIEKGAAKSFEHLKDINKKIYKLGNKLNKRVVATTDAHFLNPEDEIYRRILQAGQKFDDADKQPPLYFRTTDEMLSEFSYLGEDIAREVVIENPRKINESIEKLKPMPSGLFTPEIENADEEIREMTYNKAKKLYGENLPELVTDRIEKELESIISNGFSVIYLISHKLVKKSLEDGFLVGSRGSVGSSLVAYLCDITEVNPLPPHYRCPECQENKFFLKGEVGVGVDLEDKECESCNSELIKDGFDTPFEVFMGFDGNKVPDIDLNFSGEYQSEIHLETERLFGRDYVYRAGTISTIADRTAYGFVKGYLQDRDLSKRNTEINRLVKGCTGVKRTTGQHPGGLMVVPKEMDIHDFTPIQRPANDKDTDVRTTHFDYHAISGRILKLDLLGHDDPTSIRMLQDLTGVDPLNISLDDPETMSLFSGVDALNLNDNALDLELGTLGIPEFGTSFVRQMLTETRPSTFAELIRISGLSHGTDVWLNNARDFIKKGKAELKDVISVRDDIMNYLIQKGMDPADSFTIMEHVRKGKGLTDKEYEKMVAAGVPDWYIESCRRIKYMFPKAHAAAYVMMAFRIAFFKVNYPAEFYTTYFSIKADDFDTEIVSQGYDYILNMINELKEKGNDATAKEKNLITVLEIVIEAMERDIEFLPVDLYESKISDFQLKGNQLLPPLISVSGLGTSAAESLVAARENGDFSSIEDLSNRTSLSSNVLEIMKDLGALEGLPERDQLSLFFD, encoded by the coding sequence ATGTTTGAAGCTTTAAAGTTAGAAAAAAGTATTGAATCTATAAAATATATTTTATTAAATGATGATTCTAATATTTGTTACTTAATTTCAACAAAAAGCTCCACCAATAATCAATCTGTAGAAACAGATAATATTAATGATTATTTAAATGATAAATTAGGTTCAGAAATTGATAAATATAAAATTTTAAAAGTCGGCCCTTTAAAGATCGACGATGAAATAAGGTTTGTCTGGCCTAATATTATTTCGAATCTTCCTGAAAGTTTAAGTTATATTTCAAGCTGGTTAAAGAGGGCAAAACTAATTTTGGAAGATGAGAACCTCTACATAAAGGTTGAAAGTCAAATTGCCTGTAAATCTGCTAGCTGTCAGAAAGCTGTTAATTTTATATCTTATCAATTGAATTCATTAATAGGAATTGACCTAAATGTTGAGATTGTAAATGGTAACTTTGTCAGAAATTATGAGAGTGAAAAAAATGATGATGAATTAACTGCATATTTAAAGGAAAATAACAATACTACTGTTAAAAGTTCAAATAATAAGGGAAAGAAAAAGAAGTCAAGAGGAAGTATTGTTTACGGTAAAAAGATAGCTAAATCTAAAAGAGTTTATCCTTTAAATCAGTTGCCTGAAGATGGTCAGGTTGTAGTAGAGGGAGAAATATTTGATATTGATGATAAAGAAACTAGAAATGGAAGATTAATTAAGCTAATCTCTATTACTGACAATAAGGATTCAGTTAAGACAAAATTATTTTTAAACTCCAATGATGATCTTTATCAGGATATTTCAGCCGGGGATAGATTGAAAATTGCCGGAGATATTCGCTATGACAGATATGCCAGAGAGAATGTTATTAATGGCGAAGATATTAATCTATTACCTGCTATAACTAGAGAGGATAAAGCTGAAGAAAAACGGGTTGAACTTCATTTGCATACAAAAATGAGTTCAATGGATGCTATTATAGATGTTGATGATGTAGTCGCTCAGGCTGCTGATTGGGGCCATGATGCAATAGCTATAACTGATCATGGTGTAGCTCAGGCTTATCCAGATGCAGCTCAAGCCGGTGAAAAACATGGTATTAAGATAATCTTTGGACTTGAGGCTTATTTAGTTAATGATTGTTTAGGGTTAGTTCAAAATCCTGAAGATAAATATATTTCTGAAGAAGAATATGTAGTTTTTGATCTTGAAACTACTGGCTTAAAGCCCAATCAGGATAGAATTATAGAGATTGGTGCTGTAAAGATTTCAGGTGGAGAAATCATTGATACTTATTCAACATTAGTTAATCCAGGTGTTAAAATTACTCCTAAAATAGCAAGTCTGACTGGTATTAAAAATACAGATTTAGAGACTGCCCCTTCATTTTCTGAAGTTGCAGATGAATTTAAAGAGTTTATAGATGATGCTGTGCTGGTTGCTCATAATATTAGTTTTGATTATGGTTTTATAAAGGAAGAATTTAAAAGGCTTAATCAGGAACTGGCTGACTTTACATTGATAGATACAGTTGAACTCAGTAGAGCAATTCTACCTGATTTAAAGAGTTATCGCTTAAATAAAGTTGCTGATAGTTTGGGAGTTTCTCTGAATAATCATCATAGAGCTGAAGATGATGCCACTGCAACTGCTGAAATTTTTACGAATTTCATAGATAAAATTCAAAAAAAAGATATCGAAAAATTAGCTGACATAAATATTTTGTCTGAAGAGATTGATTGGGAGAAAAAGTTTTCTTATCATACGATAATTTTAGCTAAAAACAAAGAAGGATTAAAAGATTTATATAAGTTAATATCAAGTTCTCATCTTGATAACTTCTACAAAAAGCCTAAAATTTTAAAGAGTCAATTAAAAGAAGTCAGGGAAAATTTATTAATTGGTTCTGCCTGTGAAGCCGGGGAATTATACAGGGCAATATTAAATGGTAAAGATGAATCAGAATTAATCCAGATAGCAGAATTTTATGATTATCTTGAGATTCAACCTTTAGAGAATAATAAATTCTTAATAGAAAAGGGAGCTGCTAAATCCTTTGAACATTTAAAAGATATTAATAAAAAAATATATAAATTAGGAAATAAATTAAATAAAAGGGTAGTTGCAACAACTGATGCCCATTTTTTAAATCCGGAAGATGAAATTTATCGCCGAATTTTGCAGGCCGGTCAGAAATTTGATGATGCAGATAAACAGCCTCCATTATATTTTAGGACAACAGATGAAATGCTTTCTGAGTTTTCTTATTTAGGAGAAGATATTGCTAGAGAGGTTGTTATTGAGAATCCCAGGAAAATTAATGAGTCTATTGAAAAACTAAAGCCTATGCCATCTGGTTTATTTACGCCTGAAATAGAAAATGCTGATGAAGAAATCAGAGAGATGACATATAATAAGGCTAAAAAATTATATGGTGAAAATTTGCCTGAATTAGTAACTGATAGAATTGAAAAGGAATTAGAATCAATTATTAGCAATGGATTTTCTGTTATTTATTTAATTTCACATAAATTAGTTAAGAAATCTCTTGAAGATGGCTTTCTTGTGGGCTCAAGAGGTTCTGTTGGGTCTTCATTAGTTGCATATTTATGTGATATTACTGAGGTTAATCCTCTTCCTCCACACTATAGGTGCCCTGAGTGTCAGGAAAATAAATTTTTCTTAAAAGGTGAGGTTGGAGTTGGAGTTGATCTGGAAGATAAAGAATGTGAAAGTTGTAATTCAGAGTTGATTAAAGATGGTTTTGATACTCCCTTTGAAGTCTTTATGGGTTTTGATGGTAATAAGGTGCCTGATATAGACCTTAACTTTTCCGGAGAATATCAGTCAGAAATTCATCTTGAGACTGAAAGATTATTTGGCAGAGATTATGTTTATCGGGCTGGAACTATATCTACTATTGCTGATAGAACAGCCTATGGATTTGTAAAGGGTTATTTACAGGACCGTGATCTATCAAAAAGAAATACTGAAATTAATAGGCTGGTTAAAGGTTGTACAGGTGTTAAAAGAACGACAGGTCAACATCCTGGAGGTCTGATGGTTGTCCCCAAGGAAATGGATATTCATGACTTTACACCAATTCAAAGACCTGCTAATGATAAAGATACAGATGTTAGAACAACTCATTTTGATTACCATGCCATAAGTGGTAGAATATTAAAGCTGGATTTATTGGGACATGATGACCCTACATCAATCAGGATGTTACAGGATCTAACTGGAGTAGATCCATTAAATATTTCTCTGGATGATCCTGAAACTATGAGTCTTTTTTCCGGTGTGGATGCTTTAAATTTAAATGATAATGCTTTAGACCTGGAACTTGGCACACTTGGTATTCCAGAATTTGGAACTTCATTTGTCAGACAGATGTTAACTGAAACCAGGCCTTCAACTTTTGCAGAGTTAATAAGAATTAGTGGACTATCCCATGGAACAGATGTCTGGTTAAATAATGCCCGTGATTTTATTAAAAAGGGTAAAGCTGAATTAAAGGATGTTATTTCTGTTAGAGATGATATTATGAATTATTTGATTCAAAAGGGAATGGACCCTGCTGATAGCTTTACAATAATGGAACATGTTAGAAAGGGAAAAGGTCTAACTGATAAAGAATATGAGAAAATGGTAGCTGCCGGTGTTCCAGACTGGTATATTGAATCCTGTAGAAGAATAAAATATATGTTTCCTAAGGCTCATGCAGCTGCTTATGTAATGATGGCTTTTAGAATAGCTTTCTTTAAAGTAAATTACCCTGCAGAATTTTATACGACATATTTCTCTATAAAAGCCGATGATTTTGATACTGAAATAGTGAGTCAGGGATATGATTATATTTTAAATATGATTAATGAATTAAAAGAAAAAGGTAATGATGCAACAGCCAAGGAGAAGAACCTTATAACTGTTCTGGAAATAGTAATTGAAGCTATGGAGAGAGATATTGAGTTTTTGCCAGTTGATTTATATGAATCTAAAATATCGGATTTCCAATTAAAGGGTAATCAATTATTACCACCTTTAATCAGTGTCAGTGGCCTGGGAACCTCAGCTGCTGAAAGTTTAGTTGCCGCAAGGGAAAATGGTGATTTCAGTTCAATTGAAGATTTAAGTAATAGAACTTCACTCTCTAGTAACGTATTGGAGATAATGAAAGATCTTGGTGCTTTAGAAGGTTTACCGGAAAGAGATCAGCTTTCTTTATTTTTTGATTAG
- a CDS encoding MgtC/SapB family protein encodes MMLSPGTIIFRLILALILTGFIGWERENHDRPAGFRTHILVGVGSTVVMIVSFTMSILYEPVDPDPGRIAAQVVSGIGFLGAGTIIREGFSVKGLTTAASLWVVAAIGLAVGVGYYNLAIFSTLLVFFTLFFLNRLELRHTSSNIKMLDCRIRDMPGILGQLAEVIGEENINIKDVVVERDKLTNETVVRFDLKFSEESDINNLNKSLLNIDGLIEFKWY; translated from the coding sequence ATGATGCTTTCACCAGGTACAATTATTTTTAGATTAATTTTAGCATTAATTTTAACCGGGTTTATCGGCTGGGAACGGGAAAATCATGATAGACCGGCTGGTTTTAGGACCCATATTTTAGTAGGAGTGGGTTCAACTGTTGTAATGATTGTTTCTTTTACAATGTCTATCTTATATGAACCTGTTGATCCTGATCCTGGAAGAATTGCTGCTCAGGTAGTTAGTGGAATAGGTTTTTTAGGTGCTGGAACAATTATAAGAGAGGGTTTTTCAGTAAAGGGATTGACAACTGCTGCCAGCCTCTGGGTTGTTGCTGCTATCGGCCTTGCTGTTGGAGTTGGCTATTATAACCTGGCTATTTTTTCAACCCTGCTTGTTTTCTTTACTTTATTTTTCTTAAATAGATTGGAGTTAAGACATACAAGTTCTAATATAAAAATGTTAGATTGCCGAATCAGGGATATGCCTGGAATTCTCGGACAACTAGCTGAAGTTATTGGCGAGGAAAATATCAATATAAAGGATGTAGTAGTTGAACGGGATAAATTAACTAACGAAACTGTTGTTAGATTTGATTTAAAATTCAGTGAAGAATCTGATATAAATAATTTAAATAAATCTTTATTAAATATTGATGGATTAATAGAGTTTAAATGGTATTAA
- a CDS encoding glycosyltransferase family 2 protein → MKICALIPAYNEEKTVSHVVTVTKSLPEVKRVIVINDGSEDDTSNVARMAGADVIDLEKNSGKGAALKAGFDECNADIVIMLDADLIGLKKEHIYSLLNPIMNNEYDMTVGIFNEGRNLTDIAQKISPHLSGQRALKGEILNKIQNLDSSGYGVEVVINRYVREHGQIKKVSLPDLTHIMKEEKMGFWKGFKSRIKMYMEVLKAVFLFFID, encoded by the coding sequence ATGAAAATATGTGCTCTGATTCCAGCTTATAATGAAGAGAAGACAGTTAGTCATGTTGTAACTGTTACAAAGAGTTTACCGGAAGTTAAAAGAGTTATTGTAATTAATGATGGTTCTGAGGACGATACATCAAATGTAGCCAGAATGGCTGGTGCTGATGTTATAGATCTTGAAAAGAATTCAGGGAAAGGGGCTGCATTAAAAGCAGGTTTTGATGAATGTAATGCTGATATTGTAATAATGCTTGATGCAGACCTGATTGGTTTGAAAAAAGAGCATATATATTCCCTTTTAAATCCTATTATGAATAATGAATATGATATGACTGTTGGTATTTTTAATGAGGGAAGAAATTTGACTGATATTGCCCAAAAGATTAGTCCTCATCTTTCAGGTCAGAGGGCATTAAAGGGTGAGATTTTAAATAAAATACAAAACCTTGACAGTTCTGGTTATGGCGTTGAGGTTGTAATAAATAGGTATGTCAGAGAACATGGCCAGATAAAAAAAGTAAGTTTACCTGATTTAACCCATATTATGAAAGAAGAAAAAATGGGTTTCTGGAAAGGGTTTAAATCGAGAATAAAAATGTATATGGAAGTTTTAAAGGCGGTATTTCTGTTTTTTATAGATTAA